Proteins co-encoded in one Balearica regulorum gibbericeps isolate bBalReg1 chromosome 16, bBalReg1.pri, whole genome shotgun sequence genomic window:
- the EPB41L1 gene encoding band 4.1-like protein 1 isoform X7 has translation MTTETGPGSEVKNAQEEAPQQQLEAAAHGPTAAATNPAGRDAEANEKPRAQPDARNMEPGADMEEKDYSETDGLSDKTTPSKTQKSPQKTTKKVKSALCRVTLLDASEYECEVEKHARGQVLFDMVCEHLNLLEKDYFGLTFCDSDSQKNWLDPSKEIKKQIRSGPWNFAFTVKFYPPDPAQLTEDITRYYLCLQLRADIITGRLPCSFVTHALLGSYAVQAELGDYDAEEHVGNYVSELRFAPNQTRELEERIMELHKTYRGMTPGEAEIHFLENAKKLSMYGVDLHHAKDSEGIDIMLGVCANGLLIYRDRLRINRFAWPKILKISYKRSNFYIKIRPGEYEQFESTIGFKLPNHRSAKRLWKVCIEHHTFFRLVSPEPPPKGFLVMGSKFRYSGRTQAQTRQASALIDRPAPFFERSSSKRYTMSRSLDGEFSRPASVSENHDAGAEGEKRDEDGEFGSRRRSETEDEEVTTPTKIKELKPEHETTPRHKQEFLDKPEDVLLKHQASINELKRTLKEPNSKLVHRDRDRRLPSSPASSSPKHEDETPKGTPEKASERAGLREGAEEKAKPPRHRAPESDTGDEEQDQEKDSVFLKDNHLAIERKCSSITVSSTSSLEAEVDFTVIGDFHGTAFEDISRSLPELDKDKSETEDEGLVSFQHTDKVVPRLEEDVKGEEKVSQPSPDVSQLEPSAPKMDAVTASLGPGVKKAEADGSTPHRVGTTDAAQVDGGTPGSRDAAATARAGTAETALATSDHSTKAGKGAVPMTDLRSLSPISSGSAGKEVLTSIFSATAETLSTSTTTHVTKTVKGGFSETRIEKRIIITGDEDVDQDQALALAIKEAKLQHPDMLVTKAVVYRETEPSPEERDKKPQES, from the exons ATGACGACAGAGACGGGCCCTGGTTCGGAGGTAAAGAACGCGCAGGAGGAGGCtccgcagcagcagctggaggcgGCCGCGCACGGTCCCACCGCCGCAGCCACCAACCCTGCCGGCCGGGACGCTGAGGCCAATGAGAAGCCCAGGGCACAGCCTGATGCCCGAAACATGGAGCCG GGCGCAGACATGGAGGAGAAGGACTACAGCGAGACGGACGGGCTGTCTGACAAAACAACCCCCAGCAAGACCCAGAAGTCGCCCCAGAAAACCACCAAGAAAGTGAAGAGTGCCCTCTGCAGAGTGACCCTGCTCGATGCCTCCGAGTACGAATGCGAGGTGGAG AAGCACGCCCGAGGCCAGGTCCTCTTCGACATGGTGTGTGAGCACCTCAACCTCCTGGAGAAGGACTACTTTGGCCTCACCTTCTGCGACTCAGACAGTCAGAAG AACTGGCTGGACCCCTCCAAGGAGATCAAGAAGCAGATCCGCA GTGGGCCCTGGAACTTTGCCTTCACCGTGAAGTTTTACCCTCCAGACCCTGCCCAGCTCACAGAGGACATCACAAG ATACTACTTGTGCCTGCAGCTCCGTGCGGACATCATCACGGGgcgcctgccctgctccttcgTCACGCATGCCCTGCTGGGTTCCTACGCTGTGCAGGCCGAGCTGGGCGACTATGATGCTGAGGAGCACGTGGGCAACTACGTCAGCGAGCTCCGCTTCGCCCCCAACCAGACGCGGGAGCTGGAGGAGCGCATCATGGAGCTGCACAAGACCTACCG GGGAATGACCCCCGGGGAAGCGGAGATCCACTTTCTGGAGAACGCCAAGAAGCTCTCCATGTACGGGGTGGACCTTCACCATGCCAAg GACTCAGAGGGCATCGACATCATGCTGGGTGTCTGCGCCAATGGCCTCCTCATCTACAGGGACCGGCTGAGGATCAACCGCTTCGCCTGGCCCAAGATCCTCAAAATTTCCTATAAGAGGAGCAACTTCTACATCAAGATCCGCCCGGGTGAG TACGAACAGTTTGAAAGCACCATTGGCTTCAAGCTGCCCAACCACCGCTCTGCCAAGCGTCTCTGGAAGGTCTGCATAGAGCATCACACCTTCTTCAG GCTggtgtccccagagccaccCCCCAAAGGCTTCCTGGTGATGGGCTCCAAGTTTCGCTACAGTGGGCGGACACAGGCGCAGACACGGCAGGCCAGCGCCCTCATCGACCGCCCGGCTCCCTTCTTCGAGCGCTCCTCCAGCAAACGGTACACCATGTCTCGCAGCCTTGACGGAG AGTTCTCGCGCCCAGCCTCCGTCAGCGAGAACCATGACGCTGGGGCAGAGGGTGAGAAGCGGGATGAGGACGGTGAGTTTGGCAGCAGGAGACGGTCCGAGACGGAGGATGAGGAGGTGACCACCCCAACGAAAATCAAGGAGCTGAAG CCGGAGCACGAAACAACCCCCAGGCACAAGCAGGAG TTTTTAGACAAGCCAGAAGATGTTTTGCTAAAGCATCAGGCCAGCATCAATGAGCTGAAACGGACCCTGAAGGAGCCCAACAGCAAGCTGGTTCACAGGGACCGGGACAGGAGGCTGCCTTCCTCACCAGCCTCTTCCTCACCCAAGCATGAGGATGAAACACCAAAGGGAACCCCAGAAAAGGCCAGCGAG AGAGCGGGCTTGAGGGAGGGTGCCGAGGAGAAAGCTAAGCCACCTCGGCACAGGGCTCCTGAGAGCGACACCGGTGACgaggagcaggaccaggagaAGGACTCGGTCTTTCTGAAGGACAACCACCTGGCCATCGAGCGCAAGTGCTCCAGCATCACAGTCAGTTCAACCTCCAGCCTGGAAGCAGAGGTGGACTTCACAGTGATTGGTGACTTCCACGGCACGGCCTTTGAGGACATCTCCCGGAGCCTGCCTGAGCTGGACAAGGACAAGAGTGAAACGGAAGACGAAGGCCTGGTTTCCTTCCAGCACACTGACAAAGTAGTTCCCAGACTGGAAGAGGATGTCAAAGGCGAGGAGAAGgtctcccagcccagcccagatGTCTCCCAGCTAGAG ccaTCAGCCCCGAAAATGGATGCTGTGACCGCCAGCCTGGGGCCAGGCGTGAAGAAGGCCGAAGCGGATGGCTCCACTCCCCACCGGGTCGGCACCACGGACGCAGCCCAG GTGGACGGCGGCACCCCGGGCAGCAGGGACGCCGCAGCCACTGCTCGCGCTGGCACTGCAGAGACAGCACTGGCAACCTCA GatcacagcaccaaggctgggAAGGGGGCTGTTCCCATGACAGACCTTCGCTCCCTCTCACCG ATCTCCAGCGGCTCTGCTGGGAAGGAAGTGCTCACCAGCATATTCAGTGCCACTGCGGAAACCCTCTCCACTTCCACCACTACCCACGTTACCAAG ACTGTGAAAGGAGGGTTTTCAGAGACCCGAATAGAGAAGCGCATCATCATCACAGGAGACGAAGACGTGGACCAGGACCAG
- the EPB41L1 gene encoding band 4.1-like protein 1 isoform X1 has translation MTTETGPGSEVKNAQEEAPQQQLEAAAHGPTAAATNPAGRDAEANEKPRAQPDARNMEPGADMEEKDYSETDGLSDKTTPSKTQKSPQKTTKKVKSALCRVTLLDASEYECEVEKHARGQVLFDMVCEHLNLLEKDYFGLTFCDSDSQKNWLDPSKEIKKQIRSGPWNFAFTVKFYPPDPAQLTEDITRYYLCLQLRADIITGRLPCSFVTHALLGSYAVQAELGDYDAEEHVGNYVSELRFAPNQTRELEERIMELHKTYRGMTPGEAEIHFLENAKKLSMYGVDLHHAKDSEGIDIMLGVCANGLLIYRDRLRINRFAWPKILKISYKRSNFYIKIRPGEYEQFESTIGFKLPNHRSAKRLWKVCIEHHTFFRLVSPEPPPKGFLVMGSKFRYSGRTQAQTRQASALIDRPAPFFERSSSKRYTMSRSLDGEFSRPASVSENHDAGAEGEKRDEDGEFGSRRRSETEDEEVTTPTKIKELKPEHETTPRHKQEFLDKPEDVLLKHQASINELKRTLKEPNSKLVHRDRDRRLPSSPASSSPKHEDETPKGTPEKASETMEEDTLDDFASEHGASLSMESFTQKSLVSSPEGSEHWVFIERETPRLEVVALKKALGVKKEEAHAGTSEVKMSVSVSKVEMAVGKAMEVAGQEEPADAALDTRTRAKMIASPEDFESVWEDEIYEKEASGEPSQEAERLPTESTQEELQEQGDEATTSEPGLPKPCQQPEDRQKAKILGPHPPQGESEVISKERASAASRKQEARAPAAATELMKIKVKASDDSSETSATQRIIYLGDPEGEEKDSKTHLLSATGRQLDLEDRPEATVNTSGEGSGHTAPAAEGFQPPSSASQQHRAVSGKPAEALEEPRTGCDGTSLVEHPTSGQEEGLPLQQEKASAGLTGYKAPEGHEALPCSQEAGPEETDLQSPLGGLKPCSLAGDDHGAEKYRGSPVRSPDICMAMEGLSGRIGVDSDKEESARVVLQMEDIETKSPPSAVPWQGHPRTTTGSEGDKPSTAAPTPFPQQSSPVPAEPATGTGPEGRDLSQGTSPVRGVGIPRDVNPSAEVTCQEASPVVGKGAPKDVSPVAEVAIARGANPESEEQPQDMGFAMWKPHQGASPVAEGPPENTDAAAELMQVRDPATGEVVQDIDPVTARATQSKVPAREELLQQEKPMIKELSQDTGPTSRKLTRDEGCGMDELSHDRSPCMEELPPKAEEPEQQTEAIIRHLPQEGPMAGGLLHIAGPKVQEPPWDLEFNVGQDLQGRSSTVGETARDSDLALGQPPQDESSPKEAADVPHSQSSTGLCQGTKTYRLSTLICEGGGELQASSGTHQIESGSLVRVAGWAGAVSQEHGDVTVAPGSWQDSESYRKTSVASKIKMFEQSEVERRAAQEGQEHVPEAETSAKAKGKTGLAQDMLLNTGLASPLVVPVTPVGPASNVGSLALRQGAGSGDTSQPLSLKEEVSVDLELEGEDSADLASPDSGCELTLAEAVSKSQEPSGEEKDLSDPSVKSSLKEENLKTAVPVVFQVSVLFY, from the exons ATGACGACAGAGACGGGCCCTGGTTCGGAGGTAAAGAACGCGCAGGAGGAGGCtccgcagcagcagctggaggcgGCCGCGCACGGTCCCACCGCCGCAGCCACCAACCCTGCCGGCCGGGACGCTGAGGCCAATGAGAAGCCCAGGGCACAGCCTGATGCCCGAAACATGGAGCCG GGCGCAGACATGGAGGAGAAGGACTACAGCGAGACGGACGGGCTGTCTGACAAAACAACCCCCAGCAAGACCCAGAAGTCGCCCCAGAAAACCACCAAGAAAGTGAAGAGTGCCCTCTGCAGAGTGACCCTGCTCGATGCCTCCGAGTACGAATGCGAGGTGGAG AAGCACGCCCGAGGCCAGGTCCTCTTCGACATGGTGTGTGAGCACCTCAACCTCCTGGAGAAGGACTACTTTGGCCTCACCTTCTGCGACTCAGACAGTCAGAAG AACTGGCTGGACCCCTCCAAGGAGATCAAGAAGCAGATCCGCA GTGGGCCCTGGAACTTTGCCTTCACCGTGAAGTTTTACCCTCCAGACCCTGCCCAGCTCACAGAGGACATCACAAG ATACTACTTGTGCCTGCAGCTCCGTGCGGACATCATCACGGGgcgcctgccctgctccttcgTCACGCATGCCCTGCTGGGTTCCTACGCTGTGCAGGCCGAGCTGGGCGACTATGATGCTGAGGAGCACGTGGGCAACTACGTCAGCGAGCTCCGCTTCGCCCCCAACCAGACGCGGGAGCTGGAGGAGCGCATCATGGAGCTGCACAAGACCTACCG GGGAATGACCCCCGGGGAAGCGGAGATCCACTTTCTGGAGAACGCCAAGAAGCTCTCCATGTACGGGGTGGACCTTCACCATGCCAAg GACTCAGAGGGCATCGACATCATGCTGGGTGTCTGCGCCAATGGCCTCCTCATCTACAGGGACCGGCTGAGGATCAACCGCTTCGCCTGGCCCAAGATCCTCAAAATTTCCTATAAGAGGAGCAACTTCTACATCAAGATCCGCCCGGGTGAG TACGAACAGTTTGAAAGCACCATTGGCTTCAAGCTGCCCAACCACCGCTCTGCCAAGCGTCTCTGGAAGGTCTGCATAGAGCATCACACCTTCTTCAG GCTggtgtccccagagccaccCCCCAAAGGCTTCCTGGTGATGGGCTCCAAGTTTCGCTACAGTGGGCGGACACAGGCGCAGACACGGCAGGCCAGCGCCCTCATCGACCGCCCGGCTCCCTTCTTCGAGCGCTCCTCCAGCAAACGGTACACCATGTCTCGCAGCCTTGACGGAG AGTTCTCGCGCCCAGCCTCCGTCAGCGAGAACCATGACGCTGGGGCAGAGGGTGAGAAGCGGGATGAGGACGGTGAGTTTGGCAGCAGGAGACGGTCCGAGACGGAGGATGAGGAGGTGACCACCCCAACGAAAATCAAGGAGCTGAAG CCGGAGCACGAAACAACCCCCAGGCACAAGCAGGAG TTTTTAGACAAGCCAGAAGATGTTTTGCTAAAGCATCAGGCCAGCATCAATGAGCTGAAACGGACCCTGAAGGAGCCCAACAGCAAGCTGGTTCACAGGGACCGGGACAGGAGGCTGCCTTCCTCACCAGCCTCTTCCTCACCCAAGCATGAGGATGAAACACCAAAGGGAACCCCAGAAAAGGCCAGCGAG ACGATGGAAGAGGACACCCTAGACGATTTTGCATCTGAGCACGGAGCTTCCCTAAGCATGGAGTCTTTCACGCAGAAAAGCCTTGTCTCCTCTCCTGAG GGCTCGGAGCATTGGGTATTTATAGAGAGAGAAACTCCTAGGCTGGAAGTGGTAGCTCTAAAGAAAGCTCTGGGAGTCAAGAAAGAAGAAGCACATGCAGGTACTTCAGAGGTGAAAATGAGCGTGAGCGTATCGAAAGTGGAGATGGCAGTAGGGAAAGCCATGGAAGTGGCTGGccaggaagagccagcagaTGCAGCTCTGGATACCCGGACGAGAGCAAAAATGATCGCTAGTCCAGAGGATTTTGAGTCTGTCTGGGAGGATGAGATCTATGAGAAGGAAGCCAGCGGGGAGCCCAGCCAGGAGGCCGAGCGCCTGCCAACTGAGAGCACACAGGAGGAGCTGCAAGAGCAGGGCGACGAAGCAACCACCAGTGAGCCAGGTCTGCCCAAGCCATGTCAGCAGCCTGAAGATAGGCAAAAGGCCAAGATTTTGGGGCCACATCCTCCCCAGGGGGAAAGCGAGGTGATCTCCAAGGAACGTGCTTCTGCAGCCTCCAGGAAGCAGGAGGCCAGAGCGCCGGCTGCAGCCACAGAGCTCATGAAAATTAAAGTGAAGGCTAGTGACGACAGCTCGGAGACTTCTGCAACCCAGAGGATCATCTACTTAGGAGatccagagggagaggagaaggataGTAAAACACACCTGCTCTCAGCGACTGGTAGACAGCTTGACTTGGAGGACAGACCAGAAGCCACTGTGAACACGTCTGGGGAGGGATCCGGGCATACGGCACCTGCGGCAGAAGGGTTCCAACCCCCTTCCTCAGCAAGTCAGCAACACAGGGCAGTGTCTGGAAAACCTGCAGAAGCACTGGAGGAGCCCAGGACAGGCTGTGATGGGACCAGCCTGGTGGAACATCCCACctcagggcaggaggaagggctgcCCCTACAGCAAGAGAAAGCGTCTGCTGGGCTGACAGGCTACAAAGCACCTGAGGGACATGAAGCCCTACCATGTTCCCAAGAGGCGGGACCAGAGGAGACGGATCTGCAAAGCCCACTGGGAGGCTTGAAGCCGTGCAGCCTGGCAGGGGATGACCATGGGGCTGAGAAGTACAGAGGGAGCCCAGTACGGAGCCCGGACATCTGCATGGCAATGGAGGGGCTCTCAGGAAGGATTGGAGTAGACAGTGACAAGGAGGAAAGTGCCAGAGTGGTTCTTCAGATGGAAGATATAGAGACCAAGTCACCTCCATCAGCTGTGCCTTGGCAGGGCCACCCTCGCACCACCACGGGGTCAGAGGGGGATAaacccagcactgctgccccTACGCCCTTTCCCCAGCAATccagccctgtccctgcagAGCCAGCCACAGGCACTGGGCCTGAGGGCAGAGACCTGTCCCAGGGCACCAGCCCTGTAAGAGGTGTGGGCATACCCAGGGACGTGAACCCCTCAGCAGAGGTGACATGCCAGGAGGCAAGCCCTGTAGTAGGCAAAGGAGCACCCAAGGACGTGAGCCCTGTGGCAGAGGTGGCAATAGCCAGGGGCGCCAATCCTGAATCTGAAGAACAACCCCAAGACATGGGCTTTGCTATGTGGAAACCACACCAAGGTGCAAGTCCTGTTGCAGAAGGACCACCTGAAAACACAGACGCTGCGGCAGAGCTGATGCAGGTCAGAGACCCAGCCACAGGGGAGGTAGTCCAGGACATCGACCCTGTCACAGCGAGGGCAACCCAGAGCAAAGTCCCTGCCAGAgaagagctgctccagcaggaGAAGCCCATGATAAAAGAGCTTTCCCAGGACACAGGGCCAACATCAAGGAAGCTGACCAGAGATGAAGGCTGTGGGATGGATGAATTGTCCCATGACAGAAGCCCTTGCATGGAAGAGCTGCCTCCCAAGGCAGAAGAACCAGAACAACAGACTGAGGCCATAATAAGACACCTGCCCCAAGAGGGTCCCATGGCTGGAGGGCTACTCCACATTGCAGGTCCCAAAGTGCAAGAGCCACCCTGGGACTTGGAGTTTAATGTGGGACAAGatctgcagggcaggagctcTACAGTAGGAGAAACTGCGAGGGACAGTGACCTTGCTCTGGGGCAGCCACCGCAGGATGAATCTTCTCCAAAAGAAGCTGCTGATGTCCCGCACTCCCAATCCTCCACAGGATTGTGTCAAGGAACCAAGACGTACCGGCTCTCTACCTTGATCTGTGAAGGTGGGGGAGAACTGCAAGCGAGCAGTGGGACACATCAAATAGAGTCTGGGTCATTGGTACGCGTGGCCGGGTGGGCAGGAGCTGTGTCCCAGGAGCATGGAGATGTCACAGTGGCCCCAGGTAGCTGGCAGGACAGCGAGAGCTACAGGAAAACCTCAGTGGCCTCTAAGATTAAGATGTTTGAGCAAAGCGAAGTGGAGCGAAGGGCAGCCCAGGAAGGACAAGAGCATGTGCCTGAAGCTGAGACATCAGCCAAAGCAAAGGGGAAGACAGGTCTGGCACAGGACATGCTTTTGAACACAGGCCTCGCCTCACCGCTGGTGGTGCCGGTCACTCCAGTGGGACCTGCATCCAATGTGGGCTCCTTGGCCCTCAGGCAGGGGGCTGGTTCAGGAGACACCTCCCAGCCTCTCTCTCTAAAGGAAGAAGTTTCTGTTGACCTGGAGCTTGAAGGAGAAGACAGTGCTGACCTGGCCTCCCCCGACTCCGGCTGTGAACTCACACTGGCAGAAGCCGTG AGCAAATCTCAGGAACCaagtggggaagaaaaggatttaTCTGACCCGTCAGTAAAATCCAGCCTGAAAGAAGAGAATTTAAAGACTGCTGTTCCAGTGGTCTTCCAGGTCTCAGTGCTGTTTTACTAA